In Streptomyces seoulensis, the following are encoded in one genomic region:
- a CDS encoding DUF2252 domain-containing protein gives MTGVAVEPAGVRAVGRVPRLRGFAQWPPAGSAKRQGKALRADVPRAAHQDLVVDEARPDAVAAVEESNAGRLPELTPIRVGRMAASPFAFLRGSAGLMGYDLARTPVTGIGTQLCGDAHAANFGLYGDARGGLVIDLNDFDETVHGPWEWDLKRLAASLVLAGREAGAGEDTCHAAARDAVGAYRRTMRLLAKLPALDAWNAIADEELVSHADAHDLLGTLERVSAKARANTSGRFAARSTEECADGGRRFVDAPPVLRRVPDAEAAAVAASLEPYLSTLGADRHPLLARYAVQDVAFRVVGTGSVGTRSYVVLLLDHRGEPLVLQVKEARPSALAPHLATAGFPVPPAEHEGRRVVLGQKRMQVVSDILLGWTTVDERGFQVRQFRNRKGSVDPAALAPDQVDDYGRMTGALLARAHSHSADPRLIAGYCGKNEELDDAVADFATAYADLTESDHARLMEAVRSGRIAAETGV, from the coding sequence GTGACCGGAGTCGCGGTGGAGCCGGCCGGGGTGCGGGCGGTGGGCAGGGTGCCGAGGCTGCGCGGGTTCGCGCAGTGGCCGCCGGCCGGGTCCGCCAAGCGTCAGGGCAAGGCGCTGCGGGCCGACGTGCCCCGCGCCGCCCACCAGGACCTCGTGGTGGACGAGGCGCGTCCGGACGCGGTGGCCGCGGTCGAGGAGTCCAACGCGGGACGCCTGCCCGAGCTGACCCCGATACGGGTGGGCCGCATGGCCGCCTCTCCCTTCGCCTTCCTGCGCGGCTCGGCCGGCCTCATGGGGTACGACCTGGCCCGCACCCCGGTGACCGGCATCGGCACCCAGCTCTGCGGCGACGCCCACGCGGCCAACTTCGGCCTGTACGGGGACGCGCGCGGCGGTCTCGTCATCGACCTCAACGACTTCGACGAGACCGTGCACGGGCCCTGGGAGTGGGACCTGAAACGGCTCGCCGCCTCCCTGGTGCTGGCCGGGCGCGAGGCCGGGGCCGGCGAGGACACCTGTCACGCGGCCGCGCGGGACGCCGTCGGGGCGTACCGGCGCACCATGCGGCTGCTGGCCAAGCTGCCCGCGCTGGACGCCTGGAACGCCATCGCGGACGAGGAACTCGTCTCCCACGCCGACGCGCACGACCTGCTCGGCACCCTGGAGCGGGTCTCGGCGAAGGCGCGGGCCAACACCAGTGGCCGCTTCGCCGCCAGGTCGACCGAGGAGTGCGCGGACGGCGGGCGCCGCTTCGTGGACGCGCCCCCGGTGCTGCGCCGTGTCCCGGACGCCGAGGCCGCCGCCGTCGCCGCCTCGCTGGAGCCGTATCTGTCGACGCTCGGCGCGGACCGGCACCCGCTGCTCGCGCGGTACGCGGTGCAGGACGTCGCCTTCCGCGTCGTCGGCACCGGCAGCGTGGGCACCCGGTCCTACGTGGTGCTGCTCCTCGACCATCGCGGTGAGCCGCTCGTCCTCCAGGTGAAGGAGGCCCGGCCCTCGGCGCTCGCCCCGCACCTGGCCACCGCGGGCTTCCCGGTGCCGCCCGCCGAGCACGAGGGGCGGCGCGTGGTCCTCGGGCAGAAGCGGATGCAGGTGGTCAGCGACATATTGCTGGGCTGGACCACGGTCGACGAACGCGGCTTCCAGGTACGGCAGTTCCGCAACCGCAAGGGCAGCGTCGACCCGGCCGCCCTCGCGCCCGACCAGGTCGACGACTACGGCCGGATGACCGGCGCCCTGCTGGCCCGCGCCCACTCGCACAGCGCCGACCCCCGCCTCATCGCCGGGTACTGCGGCAAGAACGAGGAACTGGACGACGCCGTGGCCGACTTCGCCACCGCCTACGCCGACCTCACCGAGTCCGACCACGCGCGCCTGATGGAGGCGGTGCGCTCCGGGCGGATCGCGGCCGAGACCGGGGTGTGA